A genomic window from Pseudocitrobacter corydidari includes:
- the rsxA gene encoding electron transport complex subunit RsxA — MTDYLLLFIGTVLVNNFVLVKFLGLCPFMGVSKKLETAMGMGLATTFVMTLASICAWLIDTWILIPLNLIYLRTLAFILVIAVVVQFTEMVVRKTSPALYRLLGIFLPLITTNCAVLGVALLNINLGHNFLQSALYGFSAAVGFSLVMVLFASIRERLVVSNVPAPFRGNAIALITAGLMSLAFMGFSGLVKL; from the coding sequence ATGACTGACTACTTATTGCTCTTTATCGGTACCGTACTGGTAAATAACTTCGTCCTGGTGAAGTTTCTCGGGCTTTGCCCGTTTATGGGCGTGTCCAAAAAGCTGGAAACAGCAATGGGCATGGGGCTCGCGACCACCTTCGTGATGACGCTGGCGTCAATTTGCGCGTGGCTGATTGATACCTGGATCCTGATTCCGCTTAATCTGATTTATCTGCGCACCCTGGCCTTTATTCTGGTGATTGCCGTAGTGGTGCAATTCACCGAAATGGTGGTGCGTAAAACCAGCCCGGCGCTTTATCGTCTGCTGGGCATCTTCTTACCGCTGATCACCACCAACTGTGCGGTGCTCGGCGTGGCGCTGCTCAACATTAACCTCGGCCATAACTTTTTGCAGTCGGCGCTGTATGGCTTCTCCGCCGCCGTCGGTTTCTCGCTGGTGATGGTGCTGTTTGCCTCTATTCGTGAACGTCTGGTGGTATCGAATGTACCCGCGCCGTTTCGCGGTAACGCGATTGCGCTGATTACCGCAGGGTTAATGTCGCTGGCGTTTATGGGCTTTAGCGGGTTGGTGAAGTTGTAA
- the rsxB gene encoding electron transport complex subunit RsxB — MMTFWIAVAAISVLGLIFGVILGYASRRFAVEDDPVVEKIDELLPQSQCGQCGYPGCRPYAEAVSNGEKINCCAPGGEAVMLKIAELLNVDPQPVDGDTAVQEPARMLAVIDENNCIGCTKCIQACPVDAIVGATRAMHTVMSDLCTGCNLCVAPCPTQCIELRPVATTTDSWKWDLQSIPVRNIPVEQHA, encoded by the coding sequence ATGATGACCTTCTGGATTGCTGTCGCCGCTATCAGCGTTTTAGGGCTGATTTTCGGCGTCATACTGGGATACGCCTCACGCCGTTTCGCGGTGGAAGATGACCCGGTTGTTGAAAAAATTGATGAACTCTTACCGCAAAGCCAGTGCGGGCAGTGCGGCTATCCGGGCTGTCGCCCCTATGCCGAAGCGGTAAGCAACGGTGAAAAAATTAACTGCTGCGCCCCCGGCGGTGAAGCGGTGATGCTGAAAATTGCCGAATTACTTAACGTCGATCCGCAACCTGTCGACGGCGATACCGCCGTTCAGGAACCGGCGCGGATGCTGGCCGTGATCGACGAAAACAACTGTATTGGTTGTACCAAGTGCATTCAGGCGTGCCCGGTGGACGCCATTGTCGGCGCGACCCGCGCGATGCACACGGTAATGAGTGACCTCTGCACCGGCTGCAACCTGTGCGTTGCGCCCTGCCCGACCCAGTGTATTGAACTGCGTCCGGTCGCCACTACAACCGACAGCTGGAAATGGGACCTGCAAAGCATCCCGGTACGTAATATTCCTGTGGAACAACATGCTTAA